In Zingiber officinale cultivar Zhangliang chromosome 3B, Zo_v1.1, whole genome shotgun sequence, a single window of DNA contains:
- the LOC122056443 gene encoding calumenin-like has translation MARSSLVVYLSVAIFVLFLLSFAPSQPNRPHRRLKLRSAAGLSAPLGRDRRSVHFDPIIVDIERRRDDREWERSHYFPDGHAPTMEPQPEWKDFMDAEDYINDEAQFNVTHRIVELFPKIDVGPADGFITVDELAEWNLRQVKQELMHQTQRDMELHDKNHDGLISFAEYEPPRWARRLHDDNSSDNKMGWWQEEHFNASDMDGDGLLNLTEFNDFLHPSDTSNPKVFSWLAKEEIRENDKDKDGKLNFQEYFNGLFQLIRRSDDVHNFTLESDTSAEVPAKKLFSQLDHDNDSYLSEDELLPVIGDLHPSERYYAKQQAEYAIMEADTDKDGRLSMKEMIENPYVLYTSIHTEDNHYDFHDEFR, from the exons ATGGCGAGATCCTCCTTGGTAGTATATCTGAGCGTGGCGATCTTCGTCCTTTTCCTCCTTTCTTTTGCCCCAAGCCAACCCAACCGACCGCACCGCCGCCTCAAGCTCCGTTCGGCCGCCGGCCTATCGGCCCCACTAGGTCGCGACCGCCGGAGTGTCCACTTTGACCCCATTATAGTTGACATCGAACGCCGCCGTGATGACCGCGAGTGGGAGAGGAGTCACTACTTCCCCGATGGCCACGCCCCCACCATGGAGCCCCAGCCGGAATGGAAGGACTTCATGGATGCCGAGGATTACATTAACGACGAGGCGCAATTCAACGTCACCCATCGCATCGTGGAACTCTTTCCCAAGATCGATGTCGGCCCGGCTGACGGCTTCATCACCGTCGATGAGCTCGCGGAATGGAATCTCCGGCAGGTGAAGCAGGAGCTAATGCATCAGACGCAACGCGACATGGAGCTTCATGACAAGAACCACGATGGCTTAATCTCGTTCGCGGAATACGAACCACCTAGATGGGCCCGGCGATTGCATG ATGATAATTCATCAGACAATAAAATGGGTTGGTGGCAAGAGGAGCATTTCAATGCATCAGATATGgatggtgatggtcttcttaatTTAACAGAGTTTAATGA TTTCCTTCATCCATCTGATACTAGCAATCCCAAGGTGTTCAGTTGGTTAGCCAAAGAAGAAATTAG GGAAAATGAtaaagataaagatggaaaaCTAAATTTTCAAGAGTATTTTAATGGCTTATTCCAGTTAATTAGGCGAAGTGATGATGTTCACAATTTCACACTGGAATCTGATACCTCTGCAGAGGTGCCAGCTAAAAAGTTATTCTCACAGCTTGACCATGACAATGATAG CTACCTGTCTGAGGATGAACTGTTACCTGTCATTGGTGATCTACATCCATCAGAGCGTTATTATGCAAAACAACAAGCTGAATATGCTATTATGGAG GCTGATACTGATAAAGATGGGCGCTTAAGTATGAAAGAGATGATCGAAAATCCCTATGTGCTCTACACTTCCATTCATACAGAGGACAACCATTATGACTTTCATGATGAATTCCGTTAG